A window from Gossypium raimondii isolate GPD5lz chromosome 7, ASM2569854v1, whole genome shotgun sequence encodes these proteins:
- the LOC105803553 gene encoding COBRA-like protein 4, giving the protein MHAHHRAKASHLSMHFQRFILLFSFTMMSSLAAYDLLDPNGSINIIWDIMSWKPDGYLATVRISNLQMYRQIRSPGWTIGWTWANKEVIWSMVGAQAIDRGDCSNFKTNIPHSCETSPAIVDLLPGSVPQNQQLPNCCKGGVLGSWGQRDKAATVSWFQVSVGHSGTSRKTVKVPKGFYLLGPGAGYACSSAVVVPPSVFLSADGRRKTRAMMTWTVTCTYSPTLASKNPNCCVSLSSFYNPMITPCSTCACGRKDKHNCTKRDSEISTLLKPNLVMDGETQLLQCTQHMCPIQVHWHFKVNYKKHWRVKISITNFNYWLNYSHWNLVVQHPNLNNVTLVYNFTYKLLPYHSTSDTGVFYGVKEGNELLMEAENVQSEMIFGKDEKEFTLDQGWVFPRKVYFNGDECLMPPPNSYPFLPKSPNPIHPLLFAAALLLVLLAFCSFWCNSKIESQKTQRKGPQLLR; this is encoded by the exons ATGCATGCTCATCACCGAGCAAAGGCCTCACATTTAAGTATGCATTTTCAAAGAtttattcttctattttctttcaccATGATGTCTAGTTTGGCAGCTTATGATTTACTGGACCCTAATGGGAGCATCAATATTATTTGGGATATCATGTCTTGGAAACCAGATGGCTATTTG GCAACAGTGAGAATAAGCAACCTACAAATGTATCGACAAATAAGGAGCCCTGGTTGGACCATAGGGTGGACATGGGCTAACAAAGAAGTCATCTGGTCAATGGTGGGAGCTCAAGCCATTGATCGAGGAGACTGTTCCAACTTCAAAACCAACATTCCCCACAGTTGCGAAACCAGTCCAGCAATCGTAGATTTGCTCCCAGGAAGTGTCCCTCAAAACCAGCAGCTTCCCAACTGTTGCAAGGGTGGCGTGCTCGGTTCTTGGGGACAACGAGACAAGGCAGCGACGGTGTCGTGGTTTCAAGTTAGTGTAGGGCATTCAGGTACGTCGAGGAAAACGGTGAAAGTGCCAAAGGGTTTTTATTTGCTTGGTCCGGGAGCTGGATATGCATGCAGTTCAGCCGTTGTTGTCCCACCGTCTGTTTTCTTATCAGCTGATGGGCGGCGAAAAACTCGAGCAATGA TGACATGGACAGTTACATGTACATATTCACCGACGCTTGCTTCCAAGAATCCCAATTGTTGTGTCTCATTATCTTCATTTTATAACCCTATGATCACACCATGTTCAACCTGTGCTTGTGGTCGCAAAGATAAACATAATTGCACTAA GAGAGATTCTGAAATATCAACTCTTTTGAAACCAAACTTGGTGATGGATGGCGAAACTCAGCTGCTGCAATGCACGCAACACATGTGCCCAATTCAAGTGCATTGGCATTTTAAGGTGAATTACAAGAAGCATTGGCGAGTGAAGATCAGCATCACCAACTTCAATTACTGGTTGAATTACTCGCATTGGAATCTTGTTGTTCAACATCCAAATCTCAACAATGTCACTCTTGTTTACAACTTCACTTACAAGCTACTCCCTTACCATTCCACGA GTGATACCGGTGTGTTTTATGGTGTGAAAGAAGGCAATGAACTACTGATGGAAGCTGAAAATGTTCAATCAGAGATGATTTTTGGGAAAGATGAAAAGGAATTTACACTGGATCAAGGATGGGTTTTTCCTCGAAAAGTTTATTTCAATGGCGATGAATGCCTTATGCCTCCTCCTAATTCTTACCCATTTTTGCCCAAATCTCCCAATCCAATTCATCCTTTATTGTTTGCTGCTGCTTTGCTTTTGGTCTTGCTAgccttttgttctttttggtGTAATTCGAAAATTGAATCCCAGAAAACCCAAAGAAAAGGGCCCCAGCTGCTAAGATGA